The following proteins come from a genomic window of Geminicoccaceae bacterium SCSIO 64248:
- a CDS encoding nucleotidyl transferase AbiEii/AbiGii toxin family protein, with amino-acid sequence MPFSEAYRRQVALLLRVLPLVAQEEAFALKGGTAINLFVRNMPRLSVDIDLTYLPVAARATSLAEISAGMKRIADRVRASVLGAGVNAAELGPEGAVTKLIVRTGGVQTKIEVTPVLRGCVYEPELRPVSPAVEDVFGYAEMKVVSFADLYGGKIVAALDRQHPRDLFDIRDLLANEGIDDPLRRAFIVYLLSHDRPMNEVLAPNRKDLAAEFARGFDGMTGGPVSVEELAAARESLITEIVGAMPDEHRRFLVSFERGEPDWALLGVDGAANLPAVRWRQQNLDRMRSERRAASVTRLECALSYNQ; translated from the coding sequence ATGCCTTTCAGTGAGGCGTATCGGCGGCAGGTGGCTCTCTTGCTTCGTGTCCTCCCACTGGTGGCGCAGGAAGAAGCGTTTGCCCTGAAAGGCGGTACCGCCATCAACCTCTTCGTCCGCAACATGCCCCGCTTGTCGGTCGATATCGATCTTACCTATCTGCCCGTGGCCGCTCGCGCGACCTCGCTTGCTGAGATAAGCGCGGGGATGAAGCGCATAGCCGATCGAGTACGGGCCTCTGTTCTCGGGGCGGGCGTTAACGCGGCCGAGCTTGGGCCCGAAGGTGCGGTGACAAAGTTGATCGTACGTACCGGTGGCGTGCAGACCAAGATCGAGGTCACGCCCGTGCTGCGCGGCTGCGTCTACGAACCGGAGCTCCGTCCCGTCTCACCAGCTGTCGAGGATGTCTTCGGCTATGCGGAGATGAAGGTTGTGTCCTTCGCTGACCTCTATGGAGGCAAGATCGTCGCCGCTCTGGACCGGCAGCACCCACGGGATCTGTTTGACATACGTGATCTTCTTGCGAATGAGGGGATCGACGATCCGTTGCGGCGCGCCTTCATCGTTTACCTGCTTAGCCACGACAGGCCGATGAACGAGGTGCTTGCGCCCAACCGCAAAGACCTTGCGGCTGAGTTCGCCCGTGGTTTCGACGGCATGACCGGCGGGCCAGTGTCTGTTGAGGAACTGGCCGCGGCGAGGGAGAGCCTTATCACCGAGATTGTTGGTGCGATGCCGGATGAGCATCGACGTTTTCTCGTCTCATTCGAGCGTGGCGAACCCGACTGGGCGCTGTTGGGAGTCGACGGTGCTGCCAATCTGCCTGCTGTTCGTTGGCGTCAGCAGAACCTTGACAGAATGCGCTCTGAACGACGTGCAGCGTCCGTCACGCGGCTGGAATGCGCTCTCAGCTACAATCAGTGA
- a CDS encoding type IV toxin-antitoxin system AbiEi family antitoxin domain-containing protein, giving the protein MAQVYKYATSYTMGEQNDRKLNLLEKELPEGLLVDAAWLERRGYYGSLRKKYVDLDWLEQPAHRVYRRPRGALRWEQVVISLQTLLEYPIIAGGRTALELQGFSHYLTREQTEVHLYGRKAPPSWIRNLPLFVRFIFHKSDRLFRNEPVTRGLTSLRWNLGTGTSTSADPLQSGITFQTWGQWDWPLTLSTPERAILELLDELPARESFHQADRLMEGLSSLSPRRLQHLLEDCKSVKVKRLFFIFAERHSHAWFRRLDRDRIDLGKGKRMLVRGGKFDSRYGITLPDDLDAFQ; this is encoded by the coding sequence AGGCCTCCTTGTCGACGCCGCATGGCTTGAGAGGCGAGGATACTACGGCTCGCTTCGAAAAAAATATGTCGATCTCGACTGGCTTGAACAGCCCGCGCATCGCGTATATCGGCGGCCCAGAGGGGCTCTGCGATGGGAGCAGGTCGTCATATCGCTTCAGACGCTGCTCGAGTATCCGATTATCGCTGGCGGACGTACAGCGCTGGAGTTGCAAGGCTTTTCTCATTACCTCACTCGCGAGCAGACTGAGGTCCATTTGTACGGGCGGAAGGCACCGCCATCGTGGATTCGAAATCTGCCTCTTTTTGTTCGCTTCATCTTCCATAAGAGTGACAGGCTCTTTCGAAACGAGCCAGTCACAAGAGGTCTTACCAGCCTGCGCTGGAATCTCGGGACCGGCACGTCGACTAGCGCCGATCCATTGCAGAGCGGGATTACATTCCAGACCTGGGGCCAGTGGGACTGGCCGCTCACGCTTTCCACGCCTGAACGCGCGATCTTAGAATTACTCGACGAGCTTCCCGCGCGCGAGAGTTTCCATCAGGCCGACAGGCTAATGGAAGGGCTTTCGAGCCTCAGTCCTCGCCGGTTGCAGCATCTCTTGGAAGACTGCAAGAGTGTGAAAGTTAAGCGGCTCTTCTTCATCTTCGCGGAACGTCACAGCCACGCCTGGTTCAGGCGGCTCGATCGCGACCGGATCGATCTTGGCAAGGGCAAGCGCATGCTCGTGCGTGGCGGCAAATTTGACTCACGTTACGGGATTACTCTGCCGGACGATCTTGATGCCTTTCAGTGA